The proteins below are encoded in one region of candidate division TA06 bacterium:
- a CDS encoding type II toxin-antitoxin system VapB family antitoxin, whose amino-acid sequence MKTLVELDEHLLKEAFRLTGAKTKRQVLNLSLEELVRQKRMISLKQRLGRTGLNLTLSKLEASRNAR is encoded by the coding sequence ATGAAAACATTGGTTGAATTGGACGAGCATCTGTTAAAGGAAGCTTTCCGTCTGACCGGCGCCAAGACCAAGCGGCAGGTGTTAAACCTTTCCCTGGAGGAACTGGTGCGTCAGAAAAGGATGATCAGCCTTAAGCAGCGCCTGGGACGGACCGGATTGAACCTAACCCTGAGCAAGCTGGAGGCCTCCAGAAATGCCCGGTAG
- a CDS encoding PIN domain nuclease, with amino-acid sequence MPGSGLVLIDSSAWILALRPKGSPQAQALVGELLEHDRAATAGMIMAELLQGARNEGEYRDLSSELGSLHYLPFPEEEWKMVAQLGYRLIRAGLKIPTTDLIIARLAIKHRCLLLHADRHFELMAKETGLEQKSIKI; translated from the coding sequence ATGCCCGGTAGCGGATTGGTCCTGATAGACAGTTCGGCCTGGATCCTGGCCTTGAGGCCCAAGGGTTCGCCGCAGGCTCAAGCATTGGTGGGGGAGCTGCTGGAGCATGACCGGGCTGCCACCGCCGGAATGATCATGGCAGAACTTTTACAGGGAGCCCGAAACGAAGGAGAGTATCGAGATCTCTCCAGCGAACTGGGCTCCTTGCATTATCTGCCGTTCCCGGAGGAGGAATGGAAGATGGTTGCCCAATTGGGCTATCGCCTGATAAGGGCCGGCCTCAAGATACCAACGACCGACCTGATCATTGCCCGTCTGGCCATAAAGCACCGCTGCCTGCTGTTGCACGCTGACCGGCATTTTGAGCTGATGGCCAAAGAGACTGGACTGGAGCAGAAAAGCATTAAGATATAA
- a CDS encoding polyprenyl synthetase family protein: MTKIKTHKTKAVKAKIPPKKAAKQPVKPVSKKTAKPAAKKLALSGAEGAKPSAMPRPGSAAKPQPAPLSPLARLLEEVKKRKEFVHQYLKLKDRPDRFLPEDIYRGMHSYLGIGGKSLRPAVCLFCCGAVGGDEDKALPAAAAIEVYHTWTLVHDDIIDRDKLRRGAATVHEELTQRAAKRLGLKGEEARHYGTSMAILAGDLQQGWTIALLTELVRERGVNPILVLQLILDLEIDVQSALIEGEALDVQYSKMPLESLNEEKILSMLWKKTGALYQFAGKAGAMIGIDQPNNKHPYVEALSQFTSHCGMAFQLQDDILGILGNEKTLGKPVGSDIREGKRTVIVYHALNAASRTERNLILKTLGNPKATPAQVKSVTQLFVKLGGIEHTAELAQKYVRKAITALEPLPETEYKQLLMQWADYMVNRTF, encoded by the coding sequence ATGACCAAGATTAAAACCCACAAGACCAAGGCGGTAAAAGCCAAGATTCCCCCGAAGAAAGCGGCCAAGCAACCGGTCAAGCCGGTAAGCAAGAAAACAGCCAAACCCGCCGCCAAGAAGCTTGCCCTGAGCGGTGCCGAAGGGGCTAAACCATCGGCCATGCCTCGACCCGGCTCGGCGGCCAAGCCCCAGCCGGCCCCGCTCAGCCCCCTGGCCAGGCTTTTGGAAGAGGTCAAAAAGCGCAAGGAATTCGTCCACCAGTACCTTAAATTAAAAGACAGACCCGACAGGTTCCTGCCCGAGGACATCTACCGCGGGATGCACAGCTACCTGGGCATCGGCGGCAAATCCTTGCGGCCGGCGGTCTGCCTGTTCTGCTGCGGGGCGGTGGGCGGCGACGAGGACAAGGCCCTGCCGGCGGCGGCGGCCATAGAGGTCTACCACACCTGGACCCTGGTTCACGACGATATCATAGACCGGGACAAGCTGCGCCGGGGCGCGGCCACGGTGCACGAGGAGCTGACCCAGCGGGCCGCCAAACGCCTGGGGCTTAAGGGCGAGGAAGCCCGCCACTACGGCACTTCCATGGCCATTTTGGCCGGGGACCTGCAGCAGGGCTGGACCATCGCTCTTTTAACCGAGCTGGTGCGGGAGCGGGGGGTGAACCCCATCCTGGTGCTGCAGCTGATACTGGACCTGGAGATCGACGTCCAATCGGCCCTGATCGAGGGCGAAGCCCTGGATGTTCAGTATTCCAAGATGCCGCTGGAATCATTGAACGAAGAAAAGATCCTGTCCATGCTTTGGAAAAAGACCGGGGCCCTTTACCAGTTCGCCGGCAAGGCCGGGGCCATGATCGGGATCGATCAGCCCAATAACAAACATCCCTACGTAGAGGCCCTATCCCAGTTCACCTCCCACTGCGGAATGGCCTTCCAGCTTCAGGACGACATCCTGGGGATATTGGGAAACGAGAAGACCCTGGGCAAGCCAGTGGGCTCGGATATTCGCGAGGGCAAGCGGACGGTGATAGTTTACCATGCGCTTAACGCGGCCTCCCGGACCGAACGGAATCTGATCCTGAAGACCTTGGGCAATCCCAAGGCCACCCCGGCCCAGGTCAAAAGCGTCACCCAACTGTTCGTGAAACTGGGCGGCATAGAACATACCGCCGAGCTGGCCCAGAAATACGTGCGCAAAGCCATCACAGCGCTGGAGCCTCTGCCGGAGACGGAGTACAAGCAGCTGCTGATGCAGTGGGCCGATTACATGGTCAACCGGACGTTCTAA
- a CDS encoding 1-deoxy-D-xylulose-5-phosphate synthase has product MILDSINNPDDLKKLKLPQLQQLAVEVRQHIISVVSKNGGHLAPSLGTVELTIALHYVFDAPEDKLIWDVGHQTYAHKILTGRKKEFCTVRTYQGLSGFPKRAESCYDCFDTGHASTSISAALGMACARDLAGEKFRVAAIIGDGSLTGGLAFEGLNHAGQLKKNMLVVLNDNRMAISKRVGALGQYLTRITTAPAYTNFEKNVWDLLGKLPNNFGQPTRVMFRRLRQGFKNLIVPGLTFEELGYHYEGPVDGHDLEALIKILSRIKDLPGPTMLHVLTTKGKGYAPAESNAEKFHGVGAFDPETGNSRTQSDIPSYTEVFGQTLSELGLKNPRIVAITAAMPEGTGLDIFRDAIPERFYDVGIAEQHALTFAAGLAARGLRPVVAIYSTFLQRGYDQIIHDIALQKLQVVLAIDRAGLVGEDGPTHHGPFDISYLRCIPNLLLMAPKDEQELKDMLMTAIKHQGPSAIRYPRGSGFGVVLRPPQELPLGRAENLREGKDGAILGLGIGATLGLQAAELLSAKGLELEVWNARFASPLDEEAIRSVLARHNKVMTIEENVLAGGFGSSVLELANRHQLKTGIQRLGLPDSFVEAGPRPLLLEKNGLSASGIAASAEKYFKDRP; this is encoded by the coding sequence ATGATCCTGGACAGCATAAATAATCCGGACGACCTGAAAAAACTAAAACTGCCGCAGCTGCAGCAGCTGGCGGTCGAGGTGCGCCAGCACATTATAAGCGTGGTCTCCAAGAACGGCGGGCACCTGGCGCCCAGCCTGGGAACGGTGGAGCTGACCATAGCCCTGCATTATGTCTTTGACGCTCCGGAGGACAAGCTGATCTGGGACGTGGGCCACCAGACCTATGCCCACAAGATATTGACCGGAAGAAAAAAGGAATTCTGCACGGTCCGTACCTATCAGGGCCTAAGCGGCTTTCCCAAGCGGGCTGAAAGCTGCTATGACTGCTTCGACACCGGGCATGCCTCCACCTCCATCTCGGCGGCCCTGGGGATGGCCTGCGCCCGGGACCTGGCCGGGGAAAAATTCAGAGTGGCGGCCATTATCGGCGACGGTTCGCTGACCGGAGGCCTGGCCTTCGAGGGCCTGAACCACGCCGGCCAGCTGAAGAAGAACATGCTGGTGGTCTTGAACGACAACCGGATGGCCATCTCCAAACGGGTTGGCGCCCTGGGCCAGTACCTGACCCGGATCACCACCGCTCCGGCCTATACCAATTTCGAAAAAAATGTTTGGGACCTTTTGGGCAAACTGCCCAATAACTTCGGCCAGCCGACCAGGGTGATGTTCCGCCGTTTGCGCCAGGGATTCAAGAACCTGATCGTGCCGGGCCTGACCTTCGAGGAGCTGGGCTACCATTACGAAGGGCCGGTGGACGGCCATGATCTGGAGGCCCTGATCAAGATACTGTCCCGGATCAAAGACCTGCCCGGCCCCACCATGCTCCATGTGCTGACCACCAAGGGCAAGGGGTATGCCCCGGCCGAAAGCAATGCCGAAAAATTCCACGGGGTGGGGGCCTTCGATCCCGAGACCGGCAACTCCCGCACCCAGTCGGACATTCCCTCCTACACCGAGGTCTTCGGTCAGACCCTAAGTGAACTGGGTTTAAAGAATCCCCGGATCGTGGCCATCACCGCGGCCATGCCCGAGGGCACCGGCCTGGACATCTTCCGGGATGCCATTCCGGAAAGGTTCTATGATGTGGGCATTGCCGAACAGCACGCCCTGACCTTTGCCGCCGGACTGGCCGCCCGGGGCTTACGGCCGGTGGTGGCCATCTACTCCACCTTTTTGCAGCGGGGCTATGACCAGATCATCCACGACATCGCGCTCCAGAAACTGCAGGTAGTGCTGGCCATAGACCGGGCCGGGCTGGTGGGCGAGGACGGCCCCACCCATCACGGGCCTTTCGACATCTCCTATCTGCGCTGCATCCCCAACCTGCTATTGATGGCCCCCAAGGATGAGCAGGAGCTGAAGGACATGCTGATGACCGCCATCAAACATCAGGGCCCTTCGGCCATCCGCTATCCCCGGGGCAGCGGTTTCGGGGTTGTTTTAAGACCCCCGCAGGAACTGCCTTTGGGGCGGGCCGAAAACTTAAGGGAGGGAAAGGACGGGGCCATATTGGGGCTGGGCATCGGGGCCACCCTGGGGCTTCAGGCTGCAGAATTGCTGTCTGCCAAAGGACTGGAGCTGGAGGTCTGGAACGCCAGATTCGCCAGTCCCCTGGACGAGGAAGCCATCCGCAGCGTACTGGCCAGACATAATAAGGTGATGACCATCGAAGAAAATGTTCTGGCCGGCGGCTTTGGCTCGTCGGTGCTGGAACTGGCCAACCGGCATCAACTGAAAACCGGTATTCAACGGCTGGGCCTGCCCGACAGCTTTGTGGAGGCGGGTCCGCGGCCCCTGCTGTTGGAGAAGAACGGCCTGAGTGCTTCGGGCATCGCGGCTTCGGCAGAAAAATATTTTAAGGACCGGCCATGA
- a CDS encoding divergent PAP2 family protein, translated as MPFWEIINNKLLWAVAASGLSTQILKAFASVIWEGRLNWRRTMEPGGMPSSHAASSATLATMIGLSAGFDSWLFAISAYVAFVVMYDAAGVRRAVGRQAMALNRILETRTLKKKAQGLQIKELLGHTPIEVLAGCVLGIFWGLTFHYFIG; from the coding sequence ATGCCATTCTGGGAGATCATAAATAACAAATTGTTATGGGCCGTGGCCGCCAGCGGACTGTCCACCCAGATCCTGAAGGCCTTCGCCTCGGTCATCTGGGAGGGACGCCTTAATTGGCGCCGGACCATGGAGCCCGGCGGCATGCCCAGCTCCCACGCCGCTTCCTCGGCCACCCTGGCCACCATGATAGGGTTAAGCGCCGGGTTTGACAGCTGGCTGTTCGCAATATCAGCCTACGTGGCCTTCGTGGTGATGTACGATGCGGCCGGAGTGCGGCGGGCGGTAGGCCGTCAGGCCATGGCCTTAAACCGGATACTGGAAACCAGGACCCTCAAGAAAAAAGCTCAGGGCCTGCAGATCAAAGAACTGCTGGGCCACACCCCGATCGAAGTCCTGGCCGGATGCGTTCTGGGCATATTCTGGGGGCTGACATTTCATTACTTTATAGGATGA
- the xseB gene encoding exodeoxyribonuclease VII small subunit, whose protein sequence is MKTAKKNQPKDFKLETALKRLEQIVEKLESGQVEIDQALGLYQEGMELTGQAKAALNEVNFKIKKLTLSGQGEFKTEAMKLEEGPNDQD, encoded by the coding sequence ATGAAAACCGCCAAAAAAAACCAGCCGAAAGACTTCAAGCTGGAAACAGCATTGAAGCGGCTGGAACAGATCGTGGAGAAACTGGAATCGGGTCAGGTGGAGATCGACCAGGCCCTGGGCCTGTACCAGGAGGGAATGGAACTGACGGGCCAGGCCAAGGCGGCATTGAACGAGGTGAATTTCAAGATCAAAAAACTTACCCTAAGCGGCCAGGGGGAATTTAAAACCGAAGCAATGAAATTGGAGGAGGGTCCCAATGACCAAGATTAA
- a CDS encoding PLP-dependent aminotransferase family protein — protein sequence MIKDLSAFYSKNALNMKRSEIRELLKFTRQPGIISFAGGLPAPDTFPVQEIEEISCRLLREKGALALQYGTTEGEAPLREELAKWMSQEKPGIKPENIFITSGSQQGLDIVSKVFLDPGDTVIVELPSYVGGLQAFTAYRAKMVGVPQDDQGMRMDKLEKVLAAMAKKNKKPKFIYVVPDFQNPSGITMSLERRKKLLELAYKYEVPVVEDSPYRDLRFTGEPVPPIYSLDTQNQVIVLGTFSKIFCPGLRLAWITAPAEWMDRMIVAKQSMDLCSPSFNQLITAEYMKQGLLQPQIERIKLVYGQKRQVMLKALKKHMPKGVKWTKPEGGLFLWIKLPKNLSANELFPKAIEEKVAYVVGSAFHCDGKGQNAMRINFSYPTEAQIEEGILRLATMIKKNM from the coding sequence ATGATCAAAGATCTATCGGCCTTCTATTCCAAGAACGCCCTGAACATGAAGCGTTCCGAGATCCGCGAGCTCTTGAAGTTCACCCGCCAGCCCGGCATCATCAGTTTTGCCGGCGGACTGCCGGCCCCCGACACTTTCCCGGTTCAGGAGATAGAGGAGATCTCCTGCCGGCTGCTGCGGGAAAAAGGAGCCCTGGCCCTGCAGTACGGCACCACCGAGGGAGAGGCTCCCCTGCGCGAGGAGCTGGCCAAGTGGATGTCCCAGGAAAAGCCGGGCATCAAACCGGAGAACATCTTCATCACCTCCGGTTCCCAGCAGGGACTGGACATCGTGTCCAAGGTGTTTCTGGATCCCGGCGACACCGTGATCGTGGAGCTCCCCAGCTATGTGGGCGGGCTGCAGGCTTTCACCGCCTACCGGGCCAAGATGGTGGGCGTACCCCAGGATGACCAGGGAATGCGGATGGACAAGCTGGAAAAAGTGCTGGCCGCTATGGCCAAGAAGAACAAAAAGCCGAAGTTCATTTACGTGGTGCCCGATTTTCAGAATCCATCCGGGATCACCATGAGCCTGGAGCGGCGGAAGAAACTATTGGAGCTGGCTTACAAGTACGAAGTGCCTGTCGTGGAGGACAGCCCCTACCGCGATCTGCGCTTTACCGGGGAGCCGGTGCCGCCGATCTACAGCCTGGACACCCAGAACCAGGTGATAGTGCTGGGAACCTTCTCCAAGATCTTCTGTCCCGGACTGCGTTTGGCCTGGATCACCGCCCCGGCCGAGTGGATGGACCGGATGATAGTGGCCAAGCAGAGCATGGACCTATGCAGCCCTTCCTTCAACCAGCTGATCACCGCCGAATACATGAAGCAAGGCCTGTTGCAGCCCCAGATCGAGCGGATCAAACTGGTTTACGGCCAGAAGCGCCAGGTGATGTTAAAAGCCCTGAAGAAGCACATGCCCAAAGGAGTTAAGTGGACCAAGCCCGAGGGCGGGCTGTTCCTGTGGATCAAACTTCCAAAGAACCTGAGCGCCAACGAACTTTTCCCTAAGGCCATCGAGGAGAAGGTGGCCTACGTGGTGGGCAGCGCCTTCCATTGCGACGGCAAGGGCCAGAACGCTATGCGGATAAATTTTTCCTATCCCACCGAGGCGCAGATCGAGGAGGGGATACTGAGGTTGGCCACTATGATCAAGAAGAATATGTGA
- the truB gene encoding tRNA pseudouridine(55) synthase TruB, with product MSSALQEDAVYIVNKPPGPTSFAQVASLRRLLGIKKAGHAGTLDPDASGILIVLTGQATRAAKFFEGLDKEYLAVIKLGITTDTYDLSGQVLSTSDVPVLSRAEIEKALSNFQGHIMQVPPAFSAIKKDGQPLYKAARQGIAVELVPRRVEIQRIKLEGINLPEITISVKCSKGTYIRSLAYDLGCLLGCGAALSKLVRTAVGEFTIDRAVPGNASRAEFASAAISIDQALYFLDALELSQDQVQKIRHGNPVECSHPNAGQIKARYQDQILALGQIQDNIFKPQTVLAPQC from the coding sequence ATGAGCAGCGCGCTGCAGGAAGATGCAGTTTACATCGTCAACAAGCCGCCGGGACCTACCTCCTTTGCCCAGGTAGCCAGCCTCAGGCGGCTTTTGGGCATCAAGAAGGCCGGGCACGCCGGAACCCTTGATCCCGATGCCTCCGGCATTCTGATAGTACTGACCGGCCAGGCCACCAGGGCCGCCAAGTTCTTTGAAGGGTTGGACAAGGAATACCTGGCCGTCATCAAACTGGGGATAACCACAGACACCTACGATCTGAGCGGACAGGTACTTTCCACTTCAGACGTTCCCGTCCTCAGCCGGGCTGAGATAGAGAAAGCGCTTAGTAATTTTCAGGGTCATATCATGCAGGTCCCGCCGGCCTTCTCGGCCATCAAAAAGGACGGCCAGCCGTTGTACAAGGCGGCCCGACAGGGAATAGCCGTGGAGCTGGTTCCCCGCCGGGTGGAGATCCAGCGGATCAAACTGGAAGGGATCAACCTGCCGGAGATCACCATTTCGGTAAAATGTTCCAAGGGAACCTACATCCGCTCGCTGGCCTATGATCTGGGCTGTCTCCTGGGCTGCGGGGCGGCCCTATCCAAACTGGTCAGAACGGCAGTGGGAGAATTCACCATCGACCGGGCCGTGCCCGGAAACGCCAGCAGAGCGGAATTTGCGTCCGCGGCTATCTCCATAGACCAGGCCCTGTACTTTCTGGATGCCTTGGAACTTTCCCAAGACCAGGTACAAAAGATACGCCATGGCAACCCGGTGGAATGTTCCCACCCCAATGCCGGACAGATCAAGGCCCGCTATCAGGACCAAATACTGGCCCTGGGCCAGATCCAGGACAATATCTTCAAACCGCAGACGGTATTGGCGCCGCAATGCTGA
- the xseA gene encoding exodeoxyribonuclease VII large subunit, which produces MPDDKQIILSVSQLNAQVRRVLESSIPRLWVKGEVSNMTAHSSGHLYFSLKDSGGQVRCVMFKTAAQSLLLLPQDGMQCLALADVTLYERAGQYQLNVQQLQIAGQGELALAFERLKNKLFQEGLFDPEHKRPIPKYPTAIGLVTSPTGAVLRDIIKVVKRRWPLCQLILNPVPVQGVGAGDKIAQAIEQFNRFGQVQFLIVGRGGGSAEDLWAFNDEAVARAIYNSKIPVISAVGHEVDFTIADFTADLRAPTPSAAAELAVPDLAEVRSGLSDSGSRMKNALLWLASQYEQRLKAVGRSYGMMRLADLMEQKSQQLDRTQKQLGAVLAWQVGLLKTRLDGLSQSLAALGPGSVLARGYSICRDQKGMVIKDSKTLKPEDSLTAEFARGWAKTKVKETGR; this is translated from the coding sequence ATGCCCGACGACAAACAAATAATCCTTTCGGTCAGCCAGCTCAACGCCCAGGTGCGGCGGGTGCTGGAGTCCTCCATCCCCAGGCTGTGGGTCAAGGGCGAGGTCTCCAACATGACGGCCCATTCCTCCGGCCATCTGTACTTCAGCTTAAAGGACAGCGGGGGGCAGGTGCGCTGCGTGATGTTCAAAACGGCCGCCCAGTCTTTGCTGCTTTTGCCCCAGGACGGGATGCAGTGCCTGGCCCTGGCTGATGTCACACTGTACGAGCGGGCCGGACAGTACCAGCTCAATGTCCAGCAGCTCCAAATAGCGGGGCAGGGCGAACTGGCGCTGGCCTTTGAGCGCTTAAAGAACAAGCTGTTCCAGGAAGGCCTGTTCGACCCGGAACACAAGCGGCCCATTCCCAAATATCCCACGGCCATCGGACTGGTGACCTCGCCCACCGGGGCGGTTCTGCGGGACATCATCAAGGTGGTCAAACGCCGCTGGCCACTGTGCCAGCTGATCCTGAACCCGGTGCCGGTGCAGGGAGTGGGGGCCGGGGACAAGATCGCCCAGGCCATAGAACAATTCAACCGTTTCGGCCAGGTGCAGTTCCTGATAGTGGGCCGGGGCGGGGGCTCGGCCGAGGATCTGTGGGCCTTCAACGATGAGGCGGTGGCCCGGGCCATTTACAACTCAAAGATCCCGGTGATCTCAGCAGTAGGTCACGAGGTGGACTTCACCATCGCCGATTTCACGGCCGACCTCAGGGCGCCCACCCCTTCGGCCGCAGCCGAACTGGCGGTGCCCGATTTGGCCGAGGTACGCTCCGGCCTTTCCGACTCCGGTTCCCGGATGAAGAACGCCCTGCTGTGGCTGGCCTCCCAATATGAACAAAGGCTGAAAGCAGTTGGCCGCAGTTATGGTATGATGAGGCTGGCCGACCTGATGGAGCAGAAATCGCAACAGCTGGACCGGACCCAGAAACAACTGGGCGCGGTCCTGGCCTGGCAGGTGGGATTATTGAAAACAAGACTGGACGGATTAAGCCAGTCGCTGGCGGCCCTCGGTCCCGGTTCGGTGCTGGCCCGGGGCTACAGCATCTGCCGCGACCAAAAGGGAATGGTGATCAAGGACTCAAAAACACTGAAACCGGAAGACAGCCTGACCGCAGAGTTTGCCAGGGGATGGGCTAAAACGAAAGTTAAGGAGACGGGCAGATGA
- a CDS encoding bifunctional riboflavin kinase/FAD synthetase produces MLTITRLNNFGREHPGAVVTLGVFDGLHRGHQVLIKKLITRAEAAGHQSVVLTFEPHPQKVLRRTNQPFILTTGNEKKQLLSRMGVDVLAVIRFSKNIASMDPEQFVKIILVQKLGAATVICGQDCGFGAGRRGDILLLEKLGQKYGFKVEGIPACQSRQKKIGSTLIRKQIKDGFFNQAVKLLGHPYLVRGRVVKGRGMGRKLGYPTANLKVSDRLKLIPGDGVYAARALVEKKSYEGMLYIGSRPTFGGRSTKAIEFNAFGNPGDLYGRELILEVHKFIRPSKKYGSLGELKRAIAGDQAKIKKYPFGR; encoded by the coding sequence ATGCTGACCATCACCCGCCTTAATAATTTCGGCCGGGAGCATCCCGGTGCGGTGGTGACACTGGGGGTTTTTGACGGACTGCACCGGGGCCACCAGGTTCTGATAAAAAAACTGATCACCAGGGCCGAAGCGGCCGGGCACCAAAGCGTGGTCCTAACATTTGAGCCCCACCCCCAGAAGGTGCTCCGCCGTACGAACCAACCGTTCATATTGACCACTGGAAACGAAAAGAAACAACTGCTTTCCCGGATGGGGGTAGATGTACTGGCCGTGATCAGGTTCTCTAAAAACATAGCCTCCATGGATCCGGAACAGTTCGTAAAAATAATATTGGTTCAAAAGCTGGGAGCCGCCACAGTCATTTGCGGACAGGACTGCGGGTTCGGGGCCGGCCGCCGGGGAGATATCTTGCTGCTGGAGAAGCTGGGGCAGAAATACGGGTTTAAGGTGGAGGGGATCCCCGCTTGCCAGTCACGGCAAAAAAAGATCGGCAGCACCCTGATCAGGAAGCAGATCAAAGACGGCTTTTTCAACCAGGCGGTAAAATTGCTGGGCCACCCCTACCTGGTCAGGGGCCGGGTAGTGAAGGGGAGGGGAATGGGAAGAAAACTGGGTTATCCCACCGCCAACCTAAAAGTCAGCGATAGGCTGAAACTCATCCCCGGGGACGGGGTCTATGCCGCCAGGGCTTTGGTAGAGAAGAAAAGCTATGAAGGGATGCTGTACATAGGAAGCCGACCGACCTTTGGCGGCAGAAGCACCAAGGCAATAGAGTTCAATGCTTTCGGGAACCCGGGAGACCTCTACGGTCGTGAGCTGATCCTGGAAGTTCACAAATTCATCCGGCCCAGCAAAAAGTACGGAAGCCTGGGGGAACTGAAGCGGGCCATTGCCGGGGATCAGGCGAAGATAAAGAAATATCCGTTCGGCCGTTAA
- a CDS encoding sodium-dependent transporter, translated as MSEKREQWGSKLGVILAVAGSAVGLGNFLRFPAKAVLNGGGAFMVPYFVAFLLLGIPLMWVEWTLGRMGGERGHGTAPGMFDKLDRTGRWAKYLGTIGVLGPFVILIYYMYIESWTLAYAWYSFTGHLPFGSGQTEMKAFLSGFQGLAQNQYFTSLAPALVFFVLTFLLNFYFIYQGIQGGIEKLSKYGMPVLIGIGILLAARVLSLGTPDPAMPELSVKNALGFVWNPDFSQLSNAKVWIEAAGQIFFTLSVGIGVILTYASYLKKNDDVVLSGLTASATNEFCEVILGGSIVIPAAFIFLGGASGALTAAQSGTFNLGFVTMPMIFGKIPLGFIFSGLWFLLLFIAGITSSVSLIQPAISFLEDELKWKRNKSVLVLGAVSLAACLPAIFFLGHGFVDELDFWGGTLFLVVFATIETILFSWVFGIEKGWKEMHQGAQMRIPAIYKPIIKYVTPAYLLILLGVWSYQQFWPFIAMKGVAPADQPYQWAARGLVFGLWSVIIVLVAWAWKRRSKVHTAGNV; from the coding sequence ATGTCAGAGAAACGCGAACAGTGGGGATCCAAACTGGGGGTCATTCTGGCCGTGGCCGGAAGCGCGGTGGGGCTGGGAAACTTCTTACGTTTCCCGGCCAAGGCGGTGCTCAACGGCGGCGGGGCCTTTATGGTCCCCTATTTCGTCGCCTTTCTGCTTTTGGGAATTCCCCTGATGTGGGTGGAGTGGACCCTGGGCCGGATGGGCGGGGAACGCGGCCACGGAACCGCGCCCGGCATGTTCGACAAGCTGGACAGAACAGGACGCTGGGCCAAATACCTAGGGACCATCGGTGTGCTGGGGCCGTTCGTCATCCTGATCTATTACATGTACATCGAATCCTGGACACTGGCCTACGCCTGGTATTCTTTCACCGGGCACCTGCCGTTCGGGTCCGGGCAGACCGAGATGAAGGCATTCTTGTCTGGGTTTCAGGGTCTGGCCCAAAACCAGTACTTCACCTCGCTGGCCCCGGCCCTGGTATTCTTTGTCCTGACCTTCCTGCTTAACTTCTACTTCATCTACCAGGGCATTCAGGGTGGGATAGAAAAACTTTCCAAATACGGGATGCCGGTGCTGATAGGGATAGGGATCCTGCTGGCCGCCCGGGTGCTATCCTTGGGAACCCCCGACCCGGCGATGCCTGAACTGTCTGTCAAGAACGCCCTGGGATTTGTCTGGAACCCGGATTTCTCCCAGCTCTCCAATGCCAAAGTCTGGATAGAAGCCGCCGGCCAGATATTCTTCACCCTGTCGGTGGGGATCGGGGTGATCCTGACCTATGCCAGCTATCTTAAAAAGAACGACGACGTGGTGCTCTCGGGGTTGACCGCTTCGGCCACCAACGAGTTCTGCGAGGTGATCCTGGGAGGCTCCATAGTGATCCCGGCGGCCTTCATATTCCTGGGCGGGGCGTCGGGGGCCCTGACCGCCGCCCAAAGCGGAACCTTTAACCTGGGATTCGTGACCATGCCCATGATCTTCGGGAAAATTCCCCTGGGCTTTATCTTCTCCGGCCTGTGGTTCCTGCTGCTGTTCATCGCCGGCATCACCTCCTCGGTCTCGCTGATCCAGCCGGCCATCTCCTTTCTGGAGGACGAACTGAAGTGGAAGAGGAATAAATCGGTACTAGTGCTGGGGGCCGTCTCATTGGCGGCCTGCCTGCCCGCCATCTTCTTTCTGGGACACGGCTTCGTGGACGAACTGGACTTCTGGGGCGGCACCCTGTTCCTGGTGGTGTTTGCCACCATCGAGACCATTCTGTTCTCCTGGGTATTCGGGATAGAAAAAGGTTGGAAGGAGATGCATCAGGGCGCCCAGATGAGGATCCCCGCGATCTACAAACCCATCATCAAATACGTGACCCCGGCCTACCTGTTGATCCTTTTGGGAGTGTGGTCCTATCAGCAGTTCTGGCCGTTCATCGCGATGAAGGGGGTGGCCCCGGCCGACCAGCCGTACCAGTGGGCCGCCCGGGGGCTGGTGTTCGGTTTGTGGTCGGTGATCATAGTTCTGGTGGCCTGGGCCTGGAAGCGCAGGAGCAAAGTACATACAGCCGGGAATGTTTGA